A genomic stretch from Malus domestica chromosome 15, GDT2T_hap1 includes:
- the LOC139192538 gene encoding uncharacterized protein — protein MEKVSKKTGTSTHKRKAPVLVPSEDILPHKKIHKFRGEPSVRPKSQDRVLKGPAFRKTGVEAVENAAAVVVGEGSRLLPPPLTMEHTVQENDPGSRHEGKGKERAGSVPWKDLRVATRPKDFGDINNCLAGRRFAFDELGEPLAKDESDCDRMLKLSSYVMAEYHDRLQEVERYKAKLKENKQLVDEARRNKGLLTQALQLKDETMESLKRRNGENLRLKKLFEATKKQLEVATLEVSKVRGELDGALVEISELEKSIPTEREAAVQEYLSSSTFHLAIKPHCAQEARFEKRKWMAVLDRYDDGSILRKYHEDIDEHHRKGETFVLAVDPSSEDESDNEGSADAQTQHGEEDLGDAEDDGRTRSDTARGSASDENE, from the exons a tggagaaggtaagcaagaaaacagggactagcacccataaaaggaaagcaccagtgttagttccttcggaagacatcctaccgcataagaaaattcataagttccgAGGGGAACCATCCGTTAGACCTAAGTCCCAAGATAGGGTCCTTAAGGGGCCTGCCTTTAGGAAGACTGGAGTCGAGGCCGTTGAAAATGCTGCTGCCGTAGTTGTAGGAGAAGGGAGCCGACTGTTGCCTCCTCCTCTTACTATGGAGCACACTGTCCAGGAAAATGATCCCGGTTCCCGCCATGaggggaaaggcaaggaaagagctggcagtgtcccgtggaaggacttgagggttgccacgcggccaaaggattttggggatatcaacaattgcttggcagggcgtcgattcgccttcgatgagctcggagagcccttagctaaggatgaatcggattgcgaccggatgttgaagctgtcttcatat gtcatggccgagtatcacgacagactgcaagaggttgagcggtacaaggcaaaactgaaggagaataagcagcttgtggacgaggcccgaaggaataagggacttttgactcaggctctccaactgaaggacgaaaccatggagagcttgaaaaggcgaaatggtgagaacctaaggcttaagaaattgtttgaggcaactaaaaaacagttggaggtggctaccttggaggtatccaaggttaggggagaattggatggtgccttagttgagatttctgaactggagaagagcattccaactgaaagggaggctgctgtgcaagaatacttaagttcttcgacctttcatcttgctattaaaccccactgtgctcaagaagctcgctttgaaaaaaggaaatggatggccgtccttgatcgttatgatgatgggagcattcttcgaaaataccacgaagatatagatgagcatcatcgaaaggGCGAGACATTTGTCCTTGCTGTTGATCCTAGCAGCGAAGATGAGTCTGATAATGAAGGTAGTGCTGATGCACAGACTCAGCATGGTGAAGAGGATCTTGGGGATGCAGAGGATGATGGTAGGACGCGGAGTGATACTGCCAGGGGTTCGGCTTCAGATGAGAATGAATAA